One segment of Spirochaetota bacterium DNA contains the following:
- a CDS encoding glycosyltransferase family 87 protein, with product MMFVRAFRNAINDKRLMTFLAFAAFFAIIFYAAIPHIISRFVDVPWKYLDWIPLSPRNIDFQVTYDYLHRFVKGVSPYSPAFARIYSEGHLSYPPLHPILYIPITLPFSFALSREIWHVLSVLCTLTGIFFAVQFVRRKIMAAVFLTALNASASFFYFHIERGQTDTMTLLFVSIFLYSYFIRKNRVLAAVFFVLAAGFKLTPAIFVLIFLVRRDWRTMLYAALIGIVVVIVTGPQNWIAWASMMLSVNTGTYMGQEVDHALLYLVLGFQNGNFDAALLITRLLSIALVAGYTVSMWFTKERDKHVVIELAVLTVIMNLLANWSFNYKLVLLVFFFLLPFYFMELPKGTPYRRWLVLYFAALLVMAPIYNETVARIPYSLIAHLPLSVIPPNPIEPLVERRVAVLLFICTVLFIARFAWNIIHDRFSWGKRIGVWFNRPKQIAAAVMLLVVLSVSFFAAIAVSSGNERYRIARAAFGTSRPISDEISLAGCIVRMNRPTNYDIDVLIDIKRPIPKHCLLSVNGTYGAKTAKPITISAAGFPDIITPLFPSGKCAVFRKTISLSPGVVDITAAFADLSCFKQYGTAVNIGQIDLARLSQSNFVYAGSNGIEVSTSGKK from the coding sequence ATGATGTTCGTGCGCGCTTTCCGCAATGCGATCAATGACAAGCGGTTGATGACCTTTCTGGCGTTCGCCGCTTTCTTCGCCATTATTTTCTATGCTGCCATCCCGCATATCATATCGCGTTTCGTCGATGTGCCGTGGAAATACCTGGACTGGATACCGCTCTCGCCGCGCAATATCGATTTTCAGGTGACCTACGATTATCTGCATCGCTTCGTCAAGGGGGTATCGCCCTACAGCCCGGCGTTCGCACGAATATACAGCGAAGGGCATCTGTCCTACCCGCCGCTGCATCCGATCCTCTACATCCCCATCACGCTCCCGTTCTCGTTCGCGTTGAGCCGCGAGATATGGCATGTGCTCAGTGTATTGTGCACGCTTACGGGTATTTTCTTTGCGGTGCAGTTCGTGCGCCGAAAGATAATGGCGGCAGTGTTCCTCACGGCGCTCAATGCTTCGGCATCGTTCTTTTATTTCCATATCGAGCGCGGGCAGACGGATACGATGACGCTCCTCTTCGTGAGCATATTCCTTTACAGCTATTTCATACGAAAGAACCGTGTCCTCGCTGCGGTCTTTTTCGTCCTCGCCGCCGGTTTCAAGCTCACCCCGGCGATATTCGTGCTCATCTTCCTTGTCCGCCGCGACTGGAGAACGATGCTCTACGCAGCGCTCATCGGCATCGTGGTCGTCATTGTAACAGGCCCGCAGAACTGGATCGCGTGGGCATCGATGATGCTTTCCGTGAACACGGGAACATATATGGGTCAGGAAGTGGACCATGCGCTGCTCTATCTCGTCCTCGGATTTCAGAACGGAAACTTTGATGCAGCACTGCTCATCACGCGTCTCTTATCCATAGCCCTTGTCGCAGGATATACGGTGAGCATGTGGTTCACGAAAGAACGGGACAAGCATGTAGTCATAGAATTGGCCGTGCTTACCGTTATTATGAACCTTCTTGCGAACTGGTCGTTCAATTATAAGCTCGTATTGCTCGTGTTCTTCTTCCTTCTGCCGTTCTATTTCATGGAATTGCCGAAAGGGACACCCTATCGCCGCTGGCTTGTTCTCTATTTCGCGGCACTTCTGGTGATGGCGCCTATCTATAACGAGACCGTCGCACGTATCCCGTATTCGCTCATCGCGCATCTCCCGCTTTCGGTGATACCGCCGAACCCGATTGAACCGCTTGTCGAACGGCGCGTTGCGGTGCTTCTCTTCATCTGCACCGTGCTTTTTATAGCTCGCTTCGCATGGAATATCATTCATGACCGCTTTTCATGGGGGAAGCGCATTGGCGTATGGTTCAACCGACCGAAGCAGATAGCCGCCGCTGTGATGCTCCTCGTTGTCCTTTCAGTTTCGTTCTTCGCAGCTATCGCTGTGTCATCCGGGAATGAACGATACCGGATCGCGCGCGCCGCTTTCGGAACGTCGCGTCCTATAAGTGATGAGATATCGCTTGCCGGCTGCATCGTACGTATGAACCGGCCCACCAATTATGACATCGATGTGCTCATTGATATAAAGCGGCCGATCCCGAAGCATTGTCTTCTTTCGGTGAACGGAACGTATGGAGCAAAAACTGCCAAGCCGATAACGATAAGCGCCGCAGGATTCCCGGATATCATAACGCCGCTCTTCCCGAGCGGAAAATGTGCGGTGTTCCGGAAGACGATATCGCTCTCGCCTGGGGTGGTCGATATCACTGCTGCGTTCGCGGACCTGAGCTGTTTTAAGCAATATGGAACGGCTGTCAATATCGGACAAATTGATCTTGCTCGGCTTTCTCAAAGCAATTTTGTATATGCCGGAAGCAATGGTATTGAAGTTTCGACATCTGGGAAGAAATAA
- a CDS encoding glycosyltransferase family 39 protein: MPKKRESIIAIAYERLSAAPYYWLSLAVTGILIIINFVWLRADMTPPPFDQAWYLETSQRLYSALVKDGIFGCFIAFTKALGGIKAPLLTALPLPFYLIFGNHQLAAMCVNFMFMLILTHSVFRIGEHYFGERAGFIAALVIQTMPMVYALSRQFFMEYALAAMVSLFVLFLIRSDNFTKRGYNTALGILFGLGMLTKITFPLYVGLPCLWALVSRWRGEKKFIDRAFIIEMVKIGAISFCIAAVWYVRNFKTTFPYTFSTSYGVVANDYGSEKVFALSTLAAYFTTIGAYVISYYYVVLGLLAVIALSAAIILRRKKKDAVPLAGVALLLLWLVTDIVFMSGRNKEIRYVVPLMPAFAILIGAGFTAFLPRMHHVFFLAVAALVLTLPAVDLVRKSFFIPQYYNAFYLHTPDRRDWHIRDVVEHVYRGAQRMQNASPYVIVAVEHIAVSANTLSYYAASRQYDSPIYFTSLGYGEKNAANTFRRINEFKPSFILFLDNSGDLTPFLNAMNATVRRAADNGEIPYRFEKRYELSFGPRIVLYRRTAKN; encoded by the coding sequence ATGCCCAAAAAACGCGAGTCGATCATTGCAATCGCATATGAGCGTCTTTCAGCAGCTCCATATTACTGGTTATCGCTTGCAGTGACAGGGATATTGATAATTATAAATTTTGTCTGGTTACGTGCGGACATGACACCGCCGCCGTTCGATCAGGCATGGTATTTGGAAACCTCGCAGCGTCTTTACAGCGCGCTTGTCAAGGACGGCATATTCGGGTGTTTTATCGCATTCACAAAGGCCTTAGGCGGCATCAAAGCCCCGCTTCTCACGGCGCTGCCATTGCCGTTCTATCTTATATTCGGCAATCATCAGCTCGCCGCGATGTGCGTCAATTTCATGTTCATGCTCATCCTTACGCATTCGGTGTTCCGTATCGGCGAACATTATTTCGGCGAACGCGCTGGTTTCATCGCCGCGCTCGTCATTCAGACAATGCCGATGGTGTACGCGCTGAGCAGACAGTTCTTCATGGAATACGCGCTTGCAGCAATGGTGTCGCTCTTCGTGCTCTTTCTCATCAGGAGCGATAATTTCACAAAACGGGGATACAACACCGCGCTCGGTATTCTCTTCGGGCTCGGGATGCTGACAAAAATAACCTTTCCGCTGTATGTAGGCCTGCCCTGTCTGTGGGCGCTTGTATCGCGATGGCGAGGGGAGAAGAAATTCATAGACCGCGCATTCATCATTGAGATGGTCAAGATAGGCGCCATTTCCTTTTGTATCGCCGCCGTATGGTATGTACGGAATTTCAAGACTACGTTCCCCTATACGTTCTCAACAAGCTACGGTGTGGTCGCCAATGACTACGGAAGCGAAAAGGTATTTGCGCTCAGTACGCTCGCGGCCTATTTCACGACGATCGGAGCATACGTCATCTCTTATTACTACGTTGTTCTCGGCTTGCTCGCTGTTATTGCGCTCAGCGCGGCCATCATTCTCCGGCGAAAGAAGAAGGATGCCGTGCCGCTTGCCGGCGTGGCGCTCCTTCTTCTGTGGCTTGTAACGGACATTGTATTCATGTCGGGCAGGAATAAGGAGATCCGCTATGTAGTGCCGCTCATGCCGGCATTCGCCATTCTTATCGGTGCCGGATTTACGGCGTTCCTGCCGCGCATGCATCATGTGTTCTTCCTTGCTGTCGCAGCGCTTGTTCTTACCCTGCCGGCAGTAGACCTTGTCCGTAAGTCGTTCTTTATCCCGCAGTACTACAACGCTTTTTATCTTCACACTCCCGATCGGCGGGATTGGCATATTCGGGATGTGGTCGAGCATGTATATCGCGGGGCACAGCGCATGCAGAACGCTTCTCCCTATGTCATCGTTGCTGTCGAGCATATCGCCGTGAGCGCGAATACGCTATCGTATTACGCAGCATCCCGTCAGTACGACAGCCCGATCTATTTCACATCGCTTGGCTACGGCGAGAAGAACGCGGCGAACACGTTCCGGCGAATAAACGAATTCAAACCGTCCTTCATCCTCTTCCTTGACAACTCGGGCGATCTTACTCCGTTCCTCAACGCGATGAATGCGACAGTGAGACGCGCGGCGGATAACGGCGAAATCCCCTATCGGTTTGAAAAGCGGTACGAACTCTCTTTCGGGCCGCGTATCGTTCTTTATCGAAGAACGGCAAAGAATTGA
- a CDS encoding glycosyltransferase family 4 protein, giving the protein MQVTVCYAVPTVSITGGVIVVLEHANRLRARGIETFIINMGAQGNLDWFSGNKVPVYHWSGRYPKSTDVLVATGWQTAYSIHRLSLRARRYVYFVQSDESRFSPPQSLPSRLAAYSYRLPYEYLTEAKWIRTWLKDAYRQKAVYAPNALNEKIMHPVAPLAPRGKRLRVLIEGPCTVPYKGVDDSFRAVNGLPVEVWYVSSSGLPRFWHRYDRFFERVPFYHMNRIYSSCDVLLKMSTVEGFFGPPLEMMACGGTAVTTRVTGYDEYIVDGYNALTVALGDSAAARRQIKRLIDDRDLLEKLRSNGSKTASQMKWDDTIDILEDLYRRKKRPQQKFDHIFISMLDTIAESSIPAPTGIYGIVYTLRKKAFAAPLRSMTAIVKCVILFAQRIRNIIR; this is encoded by the coding sequence ATGCAGGTGACAGTCTGTTATGCAGTGCCGACGGTAAGCATTACCGGCGGCGTTATTGTCGTGCTTGAGCATGCCAACAGGCTCCGCGCACGCGGCATTGAGACCTTCATCATCAACATGGGTGCACAGGGGAACCTCGATTGGTTCAGCGGCAATAAAGTCCCCGTGTATCACTGGAGCGGGCGATACCCGAAAAGCACCGATGTGCTCGTTGCAACGGGGTGGCAGACGGCGTATTCGATACATCGTCTTTCGCTTCGTGCGCGCAGGTATGTTTATTTTGTCCAGAGCGATGAAAGCCGTTTTTCCCCGCCGCAGTCGCTTCCGTCAAGGCTTGCAGCATACAGTTATCGGCTGCCGTATGAATACCTTACCGAAGCGAAATGGATACGCACCTGGCTTAAGGATGCGTATCGGCAGAAAGCGGTCTATGCGCCGAATGCGCTCAATGAAAAGATCATGCATCCTGTTGCGCCGCTCGCACCACGCGGCAAACGACTTCGCGTTCTCATCGAAGGGCCATGTACGGTACCCTACAAAGGCGTGGATGATTCGTTCCGCGCTGTGAACGGTCTTCCGGTCGAGGTATGGTATGTAAGTTCATCGGGATTACCGCGGTTCTGGCATCGCTATGACCGGTTCTTTGAACGGGTGCCGTTTTACCACATGAACCGTATCTATTCATCCTGCGATGTTCTGCTTAAGATGAGCACGGTGGAAGGATTTTTCGGACCGCCGCTCGAGATGATGGCATGCGGCGGGACAGCGGTGACGACGCGGGTGACCGGGTATGATGAGTATATCGTCGACGGGTATAATGCGCTTACCGTTGCACTTGGTGACAGTGCAGCGGCCCGCAGGCAGATCAAGCGGCTTATCGACGACCGCGATCTCCTTGAGAAGCTCAGATCGAACGGCAGTAAGACTGCATCCCAGATGAAGTGGGACGATACGATCGACATTCTGGAAGATCTTTATCGCAGGAAAAAGAGACCGCAGCAGAAGTTCGATCATATATTCATATCGATGCTCGATACGATCGCTGAGTCATCGATCCCCGCCCCGACCGGCATATACGGTATAGTGTATACGCTTCGCAAAAAAGCCTTCGCTGCACCGTTACGATCTATGACCGCGATCGTCAAGTGTGTCATCCTTTTTGCGCAGCGGATACGCAACATTATCCGATAA
- a CDS encoding glycosyltransferase produces the protein MKLRSELKKQMIRRMDMLSSGRERWEKRNRYYYRDLIRFLRYSIPEGSRVLEIGCGTGQILDAVKPSYGVGVDISPGMIRIAKKKYPHLRFMELDAEELSSRESFDYIIISDTIGYLEDVQKTMRALRSACTDSTRIIITYHNFIWQPVLQFAEFLHLKMSPPRLNWLNLEDIQNILYLEGYDVVKKGRRFLIPKFFPLVSWFANRFLAYLPGFNRLCITGYLIARMTGADRKKPSVSVIIPARNEKGNIENAVIRTPDMGSRTEIIFIEGHSRDGTLAEIERVAKKHKRRNISFAVQDGKGKGDAVRKGFALAKGDILMILDADLTVPPEDLPKFYEAIANGRGEYINGTRLVYPMEKEAMRFLNMLANKFFSVMFTWLLGQRMKDTLCGTKVLSKKNWDALVANRSYFGDFDPFGDFDLIFGASKLNLKIVEVPIRYQARTYGSTNISRFRHGLLLFRMVLFAMNKIKFV, from the coding sequence ATGAAACTGAGAAGCGAATTAAAAAAGCAGATGATCCGCCGTATGGACATGCTTTCATCGGGCCGCGAGCGGTGGGAGAAGCGGAACCGTTATTATTACCGGGACCTTATCCGTTTTCTCCGCTATTCGATACCGGAAGGCAGCAGGGTGCTTGAGATCGGCTGCGGGACCGGGCAGATACTCGACGCTGTCAAGCCTTCGTACGGTGTCGGTGTGGATATTTCTCCGGGCATGATACGTATCGCGAAGAAGAAGTATCCACATTTGCGCTTCATGGAGCTTGATGCCGAGGAATTGTCGTCCCGGGAATCGTTCGACTATATCATCATTTCTGACACCATCGGCTATCTTGAGGATGTACAGAAGACCATGCGTGCGCTCCGCTCGGCGTGCACCGATTCGACACGTATCATCATCACCTATCACAATTTCATCTGGCAGCCCGTACTGCAATTTGCCGAATTCCTTCACCTAAAGATGTCTCCGCCGCGGTTGAACTGGCTTAACCTCGAAGACATCCAGAATATCCTGTATCTTGAAGGGTACGATGTGGTGAAGAAGGGGCGGCGTTTCCTTATTCCGAAATTCTTCCCGCTCGTGTCGTGGTTCGCGAATCGTTTCCTCGCATACCTGCCCGGATTCAACCGATTATGCATAACGGGATATCTCATCGCGCGGATGACCGGCGCCGATCGAAAGAAACCGTCGGTCAGCGTCATTATCCCTGCGCGGAACGAGAAAGGGAACATTGAGAACGCCGTGATACGGACACCGGACATGGGCTCGCGCACTGAGATCATTTTTATCGAGGGGCATTCCAGAGATGGTACGCTCGCGGAGATCGAGCGTGTCGCGAAAAAGCACAAACGCCGCAACATATCGTTCGCTGTGCAGGACGGCAAAGGCAAGGGCGATGCCGTGCGCAAGGGATTCGCGCTGGCGAAAGGCGATATTCTCATGATACTCGATGCCGATCTCACCGTGCCGCCGGAGGACCTTCCGAAGTTCTATGAAGCGATCGCGAACGGAAGGGGCGAATACATCAACGGGACACGCCTCGTGTACCCGATGGAAAAAGAGGCGATGCGCTTTCTCAACATGCTTGCGAATAAATTCTTTTCCGTGATGTTCACCTGGCTCCTTGGCCAGCGCATGAAGGATACACTGTGCGGAACAAAGGTCCTTTCAAAGAAGAACTGGGATGCACTCGTCGCGAACCGATCCTATTTCGGCGACTTTGACCCATTCGGCGACTTCGATCTCATATTCGGCGCATCAAAACTCAACCTTAAGATCGTGGAAGTCCCCATTCGATATCAGGCGCGGACCTACGGGAGCACCAACATATCACGCTTCCGTCACGGCCTGCTCCTCTTCAGAATGGTGCTTTTTGCAATGAACAAGATAAAATTCGTCTGA
- a CDS encoding GDP-L-fucose synthase, translating into MNAKIYVAGHSGMVGSAIVRLLRKEGASNIIVRTHAALDLTDTAAVKNFFQEETPDHVFLAAATVGGIIANSRYPVEFLYNNLMIQNNIIRSSYDIGAKKLCFLGSSCIYPRECPQPIKEEYLLTGRLEPTNEGYALAKIAGLKLVEYYRREYAFKGVALMPCNLYGTNDSYDLEHSHVLSALVRKFVDACDQNSGSVTVWGSGNARREFMHVDDCARAALFVMRSYDGDTFLNTGWGSDVTIRELAEKMKRLTGFKGKIEWDTSKPDGMPRKCLDTSRMTGLGFAPAISLEEGITRTIDEYRKLKKDGRIKE; encoded by the coding sequence ATGAACGCGAAGATATATGTAGCCGGTCATTCAGGCATGGTGGGGTCCGCCATCGTCCGTCTTCTTCGGAAGGAAGGAGCATCGAACATAATCGTGCGTACGCATGCAGCGCTCGATCTGACGGACACTGCTGCGGTAAAAAATTTCTTTCAAGAGGAAACACCTGACCATGTGTTTCTTGCCGCGGCGACCGTCGGGGGAATCATCGCCAATTCACGATACCCCGTTGAATTCCTTTACAACAATCTCATGATACAGAACAATATCATCAGATCTTCCTACGATATCGGGGCCAAAAAGCTCTGCTTCCTCGGGAGTTCATGCATATACCCCCGCGAATGTCCTCAGCCCATAAAGGAGGAGTATCTTCTGACCGGACGGCTTGAGCCGACGAATGAAGGATACGCGCTCGCGAAGATTGCCGGGCTCAAACTTGTTGAGTATTACCGGCGTGAATACGCGTTCAAAGGTGTTGCGCTCATGCCGTGCAACCTTTACGGAACGAATGACAGTTATGATCTTGAGCATTCGCATGTGCTGTCGGCGCTCGTCAGGAAATTCGTAGACGCTTGCGACCAGAACAGCGGTTCCGTGACCGTCTGGGGATCGGGGAATGCGCGAAGGGAATTCATGCATGTTGACGACTGCGCACGTGCGGCGTTATTCGTCATGCGTTCGTATGACGGCGACACGTTCCTGAACACCGGATGGGGAAGCGATGTGACCATACGAGAGCTGGCAGAGAAGATGAAGCGGCTCACCGGGTTCAAAGGGAAGATCGAATGGGATACCTCAAAGCCGGACGGTATGCCCCGGAAATGTCTCGACACAAGCCGCATGACAGGGCTCGGATTCGCCCCCGCGATCTCGTTAGAAGAGGGTATTACAAGAACGATCGACGAGTACAGGAAGCTCAAAAAAGATGGCAGGATCAAAGAATAA
- the wecB gene encoding UDP-N-acetylglucosamine 2-epimerase (non-hydrolyzing), with product MNPARTVSSAVMIAESKKILFVFGTRPEAIKMAPLIRAFLAHPDRFETKVCVTAQHREMLDQVLNFFDIRPDFDLDLMKPDQTLFDITAKALAGLARVLDEWLPDHIFVQGDTTTAFVGALAGYYRKVKVCHVEAGLRSGNMYSPFPEEGNRILAGHLSTYHFAPTEQAKVNLAREGITENVHVVQNTVIDALFLGLELIKKQGKGKYAKRFDFLNDTQRVILLTGHRRESFGAPFEDLCNATKDIAERFPDIAIVYPVHLNPNVREPVNRILAGIQNIHLIEPLDYPHLIWLMDRSCLVITDSGGIQEEAPSLGKPVLVMRDVTERMEGVEAGTAKLVGTDRKKIVSECTTLLNDRAAYDRMASSINPYGDGKASERIVAIMHSHAN from the coding sequence ATGAATCCTGCTCGTACCGTGTCGTCGGCAGTAATGATTGCGGAGTCAAAAAAGATCCTGTTCGTTTTCGGCACACGTCCCGAAGCGATAAAAATGGCGCCGCTCATCAGGGCATTCCTCGCGCATCCCGATCGCTTTGAAACCAAGGTCTGCGTGACCGCACAGCACCGCGAAATGCTCGATCAGGTCTTGAATTTCTTCGATATAAGACCGGATTTTGACCTCGATCTCATGAAGCCCGATCAAACACTTTTTGATATCACAGCAAAGGCGCTTGCCGGTCTTGCCCGCGTACTTGATGAGTGGCTTCCTGACCATATCTTTGTCCAGGGTGATACGACCACTGCATTCGTGGGTGCGCTCGCAGGATACTACCGGAAAGTGAAGGTGTGCCACGTCGAGGCCGGTCTGCGGAGCGGGAATATGTATTCGCCGTTCCCGGAAGAGGGGAATCGTATCCTTGCCGGGCATCTTTCGACTTATCATTTTGCACCCACAGAACAGGCAAAGGTCAATCTGGCCCGCGAGGGGATAACCGAGAACGTGCATGTGGTCCAGAACACGGTCATCGATGCGCTTTTTCTCGGGCTTGAGCTGATCAAGAAGCAGGGGAAGGGGAAATACGCGAAGCGTTTCGATTTCCTCAATGATACGCAGCGAGTGATACTCCTTACCGGACATCGCCGCGAAAGTTTTGGTGCGCCGTTCGAGGACCTCTGTAACGCGACCAAGGATATCGCTGAACGGTTCCCCGATATCGCCATCGTGTATCCGGTACATTTGAACCCCAATGTACGAGAACCGGTCAATCGCATTCTCGCCGGCATTCAGAACATACATCTCATAGAACCGCTTGATTATCCGCATCTCATCTGGCTCATGGACCGTTCATGCCTTGTCATCACCGACTCCGGCGGTATACAGGAAGAGGCACCGTCGCTCGGGAAACCGGTGCTCGTCATGCGCGATGTCACTGAACGGATGGAAGGCGTGGAAGCGGGCACGGCGAAGCTCGTCGGCACTGATCGAAAGAAGATAGTGAGTGAGTGCACAACGCTCCTCAATGACCGCGCAGCATATGACAGAATGGCAAGCTCGATAAATCCGTACGGGGACGGGAAGGCGAGCGAGCGGATCGTTGCAATAATGCATTCGCATGCAAATTAG